One genomic region from Pyrinomonadaceae bacterium encodes:
- a CDS encoding sterol desaturase family protein produces MQVLLSDQMRLLVLVGLCGLLWSVESILPLYRYQHRVRHAAPNVALAVILVLMNLALSFTSAYLAAFAVRNGVGLLALFALPAWGQALLGIAALDFFAYLAHLLLHKSWLGWQFHRVHHSENAVDVTTAFRQHPGETVWRLLWQLAAIVVFGIPLPIVIIYLILSALNAQLEHANIKLNTRLDAMVRLIFVTPHMHKAHHSRDQRETDTNYSNIFSLWDRVCGTYTAEVDFRKLRYGLDGFDVEERQTLPGLLKMPFMSYTRT; encoded by the coding sequence ATGCAAGTCTTGCTCAGTGATCAAATGCGACTACTGGTGCTGGTGGGTTTGTGTGGTTTGTTGTGGTCGGTGGAATCTATCCTTCCGCTCTATCGATATCAACACCGAGTGCGACACGCGGCGCCCAATGTCGCGCTCGCTGTGATTTTAGTTCTGATGAATTTGGCGCTCTCTTTCACCTCTGCCTACCTTGCCGCTTTCGCTGTACGTAATGGCGTTGGGCTCTTGGCTCTTTTTGCGCTGCCCGCTTGGGGACAGGCGTTGTTAGGTATTGCCGCCTTAGATTTTTTCGCGTACCTGGCTCATCTCCTTTTGCATAAATCTTGGCTGGGTTGGCAGTTTCATCGCGTCCATCACTCAGAAAATGCAGTTGACGTAACAACTGCTTTCCGGCAGCACCCGGGCGAAACGGTATGGAGACTGCTATGGCAACTAGCCGCAATCGTCGTGTTCGGCATTCCGCTCCCCATCGTGATTATTTATCTGATCTTGTCCGCGCTAAACGCTCAGTTGGAACATGCGAACATTAAGCTGAATACTCGTCTCGACGCCATGGTGCGTCTGATTTTTGTAACGCCTCACATGCACAAAGCACATCACTCGCGTGACCAGAGGGAGACCGATACAAACTATTCAAACATCTTTTCTTTATGGGACCGTGTCTGCGGCACCTACACTGCGGAAGTGGACTTTCGAAAACTGCGGTATGGACTCGATGGCTTTGACGTTGAGGAAAGGCAAACACTCCCGGGATTGCTGAAAATGCCATTCATGAGCTATACCCGCACCTGA
- a CDS encoding MFS transporter — translation MNEGAVTNPVGWRHNVKDYLSLERNVSIASVAVLLLGFGEELWKKFIPKYLEVLGATTPIIGLFGSATDFLDAIYQYPGGWIADHLGRRRAFLIFITLASCGYVVYLLSPSWPYLFIALALTMAWQSMASPAIFAIIGDSLPRERRAMGFTMQSILKRVPVVIAPIIGGALIASLGIFNGVQVGLLVTLILAGVTLLLVTKVNIAIGTTVTTNIRGVWRSFHSTLKRLLISDLIIRTCEGMTGVMTILYLTNVKKLSVAWFGALIAIQMTTSILVYLPAARIADRIGRKPFVIATFLCFALFPIAIVFSSNFTVLVVAFVIGGLREIGEPSRKAMIVDFAPHNMRARSVGLYYLIRSLSITPAGAIGGLLWNVSPEVPFVVAGVIGLVGTLVFAATVEERYAT, via the coding sequence ATGAATGAAGGTGCCGTAACGAATCCGGTAGGTTGGCGCCACAACGTGAAGGACTATCTCAGTCTTGAGCGCAACGTATCCATTGCGTCAGTGGCTGTCTTGCTGCTTGGATTCGGTGAAGAGTTATGGAAGAAGTTTATCCCAAAGTATCTTGAGGTACTGGGCGCGACTACTCCGATCATCGGTCTTTTCGGCAGTGCCACGGATTTCCTCGATGCCATCTATCAGTACCCGGGCGGATGGATTGCCGATCACCTCGGTCGCCGACGCGCTTTTTTGATTTTCATCACGCTCGCTTCCTGTGGCTACGTGGTCTACCTCCTAAGCCCTTCCTGGCCCTATCTGTTCATTGCTTTGGCTCTCACGATGGCGTGGCAAAGCATGGCTTCGCCTGCGATCTTCGCAATCATCGGCGATTCTCTGCCTCGCGAGCGCCGTGCGATGGGCTTCACGATGCAATCCATTCTGAAACGTGTTCCTGTCGTGATCGCCCCAATTATTGGCGGAGCGTTGATAGCGTCGCTCGGTATCTTCAACGGTGTTCAGGTCGGGCTTCTAGTTACGCTAATCCTGGCGGGAGTAACCCTCTTGCTGGTTACCAAAGTAAACATCGCTATTGGAACGACTGTGACCACGAATATTCGCGGCGTCTGGCGATCCTTTCACAGCACGCTGAAACGTCTGCTGATCTCGGACCTCATCATCCGAACCTGTGAAGGCATGACAGGCGTAATGACCATTCTTTACCTGACCAATGTAAAAAAACTTAGCGTCGCATGGTTTGGGGCTTTGATTGCCATCCAGATGACTACTTCCATCCTGGTTTATTTGCCGGCGGCAAGAATCGCCGATCGCATCGGTCGGAAGCCGTTCGTCATCGCTACCTTCCTCTGCTTCGCCTTGTTTCCTATTGCCATCGTCTTCTCTTCAAACTTCACTGTGCTTGTCGTCGCGTTTGTGATTGGCGGCTTGCGTGAGATTGGCGAACCGTCGCGTAAAGCAATGATTGTCGACTTTGCCCCGCACAACATGCGAGCGAGATCCGTGGGCCTTTATTATCTGATACGCAGTCTGTCGATTACACCGGCTGGAGCGATTGGCGGGCTGCTCTGGAATGTGTCTCCCGAGGTTCCCTTCGTGGTTGCCGGAGTCATTGGACTCGTCGGCACGCTCGTGTTCGCGGCCACAGTGGAAGAGCGTTACGCGACTTAA
- the chrA gene encoding chromate efflux transporter, producing the protein MGEDLNQELPADHRHQMPSWREVFLYFLFLGFVNVGGPVAQITMMYNHMVEKRKWLSKDRFVNIMAFCHMLPGPEALQLAIYVGYLKRKLVGGILAGLTFILPGALVMIVLSWLYVAYGSLPQVNHVLYVLKPAVLGIIGAGILKLGRASIRSFFLAALLIAAFIGMYFAGINFLLILLLAGMLHLVFAQGWPSIRRAKTTLPTMIGGFILLAPFENSRWLQMAWLFFKTGLFSFGGAYASIVFLERGAVEQHQWLTSSQLLDGVALSVATPGPFMLFATFTGFLAGGLRGALIATFFVFLPSFVFVLAGARYIEKLRNNRWIQAFLAGASAAVVGVIVVVTLDLIPSALVDLPTIAIALTALVVIVIFKVDVAKVALGAMAGGIIHATVRGLL; encoded by the coding sequence ATGGGTGAAGATCTGAATCAGGAATTGCCGGCCGATCACAGACATCAAATGCCTTCGTGGCGCGAGGTGTTTCTGTATTTCCTTTTTCTCGGCTTCGTGAATGTCGGCGGGCCAGTCGCGCAAATCACCATGATGTACAACCACATGGTCGAGAAGCGGAAATGGCTCAGCAAAGATCGCTTCGTAAACATCATGGCCTTCTGTCACATGCTCCCCGGTCCCGAGGCGCTCCAACTAGCCATCTATGTCGGCTACTTGAAAAGAAAACTTGTAGGCGGAATACTCGCCGGCCTCACTTTTATCCTTCCGGGCGCGTTGGTAATGATCGTCCTGAGCTGGTTGTACGTAGCCTACGGCAGTCTCCCGCAAGTCAACCACGTTCTCTACGTCTTGAAACCCGCCGTGCTCGGCATAATCGGAGCAGGAATCCTCAAACTTGGCAGAGCTTCAATCCGCAGTTTCTTTCTCGCCGCGTTGCTGATCGCTGCTTTTATAGGAATGTATTTCGCCGGCATCAACTTCCTTTTGATCCTGCTCCTCGCCGGTATGCTCCACTTAGTGTTTGCTCAAGGATGGCCCAGCATCCGGCGTGCGAAGACAACTCTCCCAACGATGATTGGTGGTTTCATTCTGCTGGCGCCGTTTGAAAATTCACGCTGGCTGCAAATGGCCTGGTTATTCTTCAAGACCGGACTATTCAGTTTTGGAGGCGCGTATGCCTCAATCGTGTTCCTCGAACGCGGAGCGGTTGAGCAGCACCAATGGCTGACGAGCAGCCAATTGCTTGACGGCGTTGCTCTCAGCGTTGCAACGCCGGGTCCCTTCATGCTGTTCGCCACGTTCACGGGATTCCTCGCGGGGGGACTTCGGGGAGCGCTCATTGCCACCTTCTTTGTCTTTCTTCCCTCATTCGTATTCGTGTTGGCCGGCGCCCGCTATATTGAAAAGCTGCGCAACAATCGTTGGATACAAGCGTTTCTTGCCGGTGCCAGTGCAGCCGTTGTCGGAGTGATCGTTGTCGTGACTCTCGATCTGATCCCTTCGGCCCTGGTCGATCTCCCGACTATCGCGATAGCTCTAACCGCTCTTGTCGTCATAGTTATTTTCAAGGTTGATGTGGCCAAGGTGGCTTTGGGAGCTATGGCCGGCGGAATAATTCATGCGACGGTGCGCGGCCTGTTGTAA
- a CDS encoding chromate resistance protein ChrB domain-containing protein — translation MTTRSESSAKEWILLIHQLPPRPTNLRVRIWRKLQKLGAVAIKNSVYILPANDKTNEDFQWLKQEIESAGGEAAVFRADSVEGTTDKEIIALFRKARDEEFAEIAAGLDGLSGAVRKQMRGKHLSAGRLSSHEAELDRLHAELERVIANDFFAAKRRVAALNAYQRCQKVIRASQTPIGKAATSSQRQDALTIHDYQNRRWMTRRNIHIDRLASAWLIKQFIDKRPRFYFVAEGETVPNAIPFDMFGAEFTHHGEDCTFETLLKRFGLSDTRGLSELAQIVHDIDLKDDKFQRREAAGLNAIINGLSESLRDDRKLLQQAGAIFDGLFVLLNKQTETRPPGSRTRKRKGPRKKALS, via the coding sequence ATGACAACCAGGAGCGAATCATCTGCAAAAGAGTGGATACTGCTCATCCATCAGTTGCCGCCGCGCCCAACCAATTTACGTGTGCGCATTTGGCGAAAGTTGCAGAAGCTGGGCGCGGTGGCGATCAAGAATTCCGTTTATATCCTCCCGGCAAACGACAAGACAAATGAGGATTTTCAATGGCTGAAGCAGGAGATCGAATCGGCAGGCGGTGAAGCTGCGGTGTTTCGCGCCGACTCCGTCGAGGGCACCACAGATAAAGAGATCATTGCCCTGTTTCGCAAAGCGCGAGATGAGGAATTTGCGGAAATCGCAGCAGGACTTGACGGATTGTCCGGCGCGGTGCGGAAGCAGATGCGGGGCAAACATCTTTCGGCTGGGCGATTGTCATCGCATGAAGCTGAACTCGACAGGCTCCACGCAGAGCTTGAACGCGTCATTGCCAATGACTTCTTTGCAGCGAAGCGGAGAGTCGCTGCGCTAAATGCTTACCAACGTTGTCAGAAGGTTATCCGCGCGTCACAAACCCCAATTGGTAAAGCGGCAACCTCATCGCAGCGGCAAGATGCGCTGACAATTCACGATTACCAGAACCGGCGCTGGATGACTCGACGCAATATTCACATTGATCGCCTGGCCTCAGCCTGGCTTATCAAGCAGTTCATTGATAAGCGCCCGCGATTCTATTTTGTGGCAGAGGGTGAAACCGTCCCGAACGCCATACCCTTCGACATGTTTGGCGCCGAGTTCACCCATCACGGAGAGGACTGCACGTTCGAAACATTGCTCAAGCGATTCGGCTTAAGCGACACGCGCGGGCTATCTGAATTAGCGCAGATAGTGCATGACATCGATCTTAAGGACGACAAATTCCAACGTCGCGAAGCCGCCGGACTGAATGCCATCATTAACGGACTGAGCGAGAGTCTGCGCGATGATCGCAAGCTTCTGCAGCAGGCCGGCGCAATCTTCGACGGCCTGTTCGTGCTGCTCAATAAACAAACGGAAACCAGACCGCCCGGGTCCCGGACGAGGAAAAGAAAAGGCCCTCGAAAAAAAGCTTTAAGTTAA
- a CDS encoding cupin domain-containing protein: protein MSEISWSDVESSPVRELFKGIRLRPLWKGENGASAQVLEIDPGSRWEGLDVHDPGPEEVYVVSGVFNDGVRDYPAGTFIHNPAGSAHVPQSSTGCTLFVFYPEG, encoded by the coding sequence ATGTCCGAAATAAGTTGGTCTGATGTTGAGAGTTCGCCGGTCAGAGAGCTATTCAAAGGAATCAGGCTCCGCCCATTGTGGAAGGGCGAGAATGGAGCCAGCGCTCAAGTGCTGGAGATCGATCCCGGTTCTCGCTGGGAAGGATTGGACGTGCACGACCCTGGCCCGGAGGAAGTTTACGTCGTATCGGGAGTTTTCAACGATGGCGTGCGCGACTATCCGGCGGGCACATTCATTCATAACCCGGCCGGCTCTGCACACGTTCCACAGAGTTCCACGGGCTGCACTCTTTTTGTTTTTTACCCGGAAGGATAG
- a CDS encoding ornithine cyclodeaminase family protein, protein MKPNGTLILKRSEVASLLSLEECIGAVEEAFRMHEEGQSLPPGVLETLTMDGGFHIKAAGLTLDAKPYYAAKVNANFPQNKSKWGLPAIQGIIALFDSHSGYPLALLDSIEITILRTGAVSAVAAKYLARPDSRVATICGCGVQGRVQLKALMQVLRLEKVYAYDQDQAHSGRFADEMSRELKIEVVAVTDLPSAIQESNVCVTCTPSRRPFLMREHVRPGTFVAAVGADNPLKHEVEPALLAANKVVVDVLEQCATIGDLHHAIAAGVMSKSDVYAALGAIVAGRTTGRASAEEIIIFDSTGTALQDVAAASVVYQKALQAGLGVWLNLAA, encoded by the coding sequence ATGAAACCGAACGGCACTCTAATTCTCAAACGCTCTGAGGTCGCGTCCCTCCTGAGTCTGGAAGAATGCATCGGAGCAGTCGAAGAGGCGTTCAGGATGCATGAGGAGGGGCAAAGCTTACCACCGGGCGTTCTCGAGACGCTCACGATGGACGGCGGCTTCCACATTAAGGCGGCGGGGCTAACGCTCGACGCCAAGCCTTACTACGCCGCGAAAGTGAACGCGAACTTCCCTCAAAATAAGAGCAAGTGGGGATTGCCTGCGATTCAAGGAATCATCGCCCTATTTGACAGCCATAGTGGTTACCCACTCGCCCTGCTTGATTCCATCGAGATCACCATCTTGCGCACCGGTGCGGTCTCCGCAGTCGCCGCCAAATACCTGGCTAGACCCGATTCGAGGGTAGCGACCATCTGCGGCTGCGGCGTGCAGGGGCGCGTTCAGTTGAAAGCTCTCATGCAAGTGCTCCGGCTCGAAAAGGTTTACGCCTACGATCAGGACCAGGCTCATTCCGGTAGGTTCGCCGATGAGATGTCTCGGGAGCTGAAAATAGAAGTTGTGGCTGTTACTGATCTGCCGAGCGCCATCCAGGAAAGTAACGTCTGCGTAACCTGCACACCTTCGAGGCGGCCATTCTTAATGCGGGAGCATGTACGCCCAGGCACGTTTGTGGCGGCGGTGGGCGCCGACAACCCGCTGAAACACGAGGTGGAGCCAGCGCTACTCGCCGCAAACAAAGTAGTGGTCGACGTTCTGGAGCAGTGTGCCACCATCGGGGACCTTCATCACGCAATCGCTGCGGGCGTCATGAGCAAGTCAGACGTATACGCGGCGCTGGGCGCGATCGTCGCGGGGCGGACCACTGGCCGTGCTTCTGCTGAAGAGATCATTATCTTCGACTCCACTGGAACGGCTTTGCAGGACGTGGCCGCGGCCTCGGTTGTGTATCAGAAAGCTCTCCAAGCCGGGTTGGGGGTGTGGCTCAACCTCGCCGCGTGA
- a CDS encoding gamma-glutamylcyclotransferase family protein, which translates to MESVDPAEELEHLFSYGTLQTEAVQLATFGRKLKGEPDTLPGYRETRIEIKDSGVTVTSGDKYYLNAQFTGRESDSVEGTRFQVTRNELEQSDVYEEAADYKRINVRLKSGTPSWAYISAAS; encoded by the coding sequence ATGGAGAGCGTTGATCCTGCAGAAGAACTAGAGCACTTATTTTCGTACGGGACGTTGCAAACTGAGGCCGTTCAGTTAGCCACGTTTGGCCGGAAACTCAAGGGCGAGCCCGACACGCTGCCCGGCTATCGCGAAACCAGGATTGAGATTAAGGATTCCGGCGTTACCGTAACCAGCGGCGACAAATACTATCTGAACGCTCAGTTCACTGGACGTGAATCAGACTCCGTCGAAGGGACCAGGTTTCAAGTGACCAGGAACGAGCTGGAGCAATCCGATGTTTATGAGGAAGCCGCTGATTACAAGCGCATTAATGTTCGATTAAAATCGGGAACTCCTTCATGGGCCTACATCAGCGCTGCATCATGA
- a CDS encoding CDP-alcohol phosphatidyltransferase family protein: protein MNNPAPDPEPTGPAGSIHLSNLLTYAALLSGCAAAASAIMHQRSAAGAFIAVAVIADTLDGRFARLFRRTRFQSAYGVQLDSLADAVTSGFVPVIVLASDSTALTRGATLAWWGCAFLYSLAAITRLAYYNLKHGDGPWFVGVPAPLCALVISTSLLWSPRPLAAAVIMIGCAVAMIAPIRVPRPRAAGFAAWVGWAMLVVVLHVRAL from the coding sequence GTGAACAACCCCGCTCCTGACCCGGAACCGACCGGACCCGCGGGCTCAATCCATTTGAGCAATCTGCTCACGTACGCAGCGCTGTTGTCAGGCTGCGCGGCTGCGGCGTCCGCGATCATGCATCAACGCTCTGCTGCCGGGGCGTTCATAGCAGTAGCCGTTATTGCCGACACCTTGGACGGGCGCTTCGCTCGGTTGTTTCGGAGGACCCGCTTTCAGTCCGCGTACGGCGTGCAACTCGATAGCCTCGCCGATGCCGTGACGTCAGGCTTTGTTCCGGTGATCGTACTCGCGTCAGACAGCACTGCTTTGACACGGGGAGCAACTCTCGCATGGTGGGGCTGCGCGTTTCTATATTCCCTCGCGGCTATCACCCGACTCGCTTATTACAATCTCAAGCACGGTGACGGCCCCTGGTTTGTCGGAGTGCCGGCGCCATTGTGCGCCCTGGTTATATCAACATCGCTCCTCTGGTCGCCACGCCCGTTGGCCGCCGCAGTGATTATGATCGGCTGCGCCGTGGCCATGATTGCGCCGATACGCGTGCCGCGTCCGCGGGCAGCCGGATTCGCCGCCTGGGTTGGCTGGGCGATGCTTGTCGTAGTGCTGCACGTCCGGGCCTTGTGA
- a CDS encoding thioester reductase domain-containing protein, with protein MTAIHLTASDALRPRLAQLTADVLRIPVGDVQPAVPLAAMGMDSLAAAELTALIEDELNHELPPAVLFECPTLESLSRFIESRAGGLTIEDDERSKEKSIAGMLADAMLPADIVPARSQDRVSDDVLLTGSTGFVGAYLLRALLRDTPAVVYCLVRPNGTEASARVRRNLIQYGIWEERFAKRIRCVYGDITQTHLGMAGRDFQAIAGSVGAIYHAAAAVDWVRPYEELRDVNVLGTCELLRLACAGTPKSFHFLSSLAVCYSTGAIGDALETDDPLLNLRGLRLGYAQSKCVAESLVRQAAQRGSRATVARPSLVSGDSTSGISNADDLLSRFFRGCIEMGAAPDLDWAMDCVPVDHVADAMVQLAQDDVPGGVYHLVNPQLRYWRECVLWMSLRGYSFDLIPYRDWTRRLRETLTSSNPLYPLRAFFLRTIPEEGGLAIPELYEETRRRRARSDFSHTILAQSGTACPPLDAQLLDQYFESYAERGLIPSVSGAPTVHREASLSRPLVIAIERSLQRRTGDPALRITSVKISPMNGDHSIVAELTSWRRGGRPGLRRAQLTVESRAGHTSVIDVVLKSKPPDSDAIEVGEQVARLCGQQLGESYAAWRDHVGLTRGHLRELAIYETDDDRFRLHIPEPLAVSRDEDRDEWLVVLEYVSDAQVANAWDRAWTSGEIEVALRGLAALHAVWRDRWEDLVLQSWLPPRRSPAQMAQMLPFWSALAANARPAFTNWAGSDLAEAHESLLSGIDRWWQPLSRAPQVLIHNDFNPRNMMLRGLRGVAQRLCAYDWELATIGAPQRDLAEFLCFVLAPETAADDAPTWIRRYRSLLEEQTSAIINPVEWEEGFRAALCDFIVDRLAMYAMIHRFRPQPYLPRVMRTWLALHKRLPWPIS; from the coding sequence ATGACAGCCATCCATCTCACGGCAAGCGACGCGTTGCGGCCGAGATTGGCGCAACTCACCGCCGATGTGCTGCGCATCCCCGTGGGCGATGTCCAGCCGGCCGTGCCGCTCGCAGCCATGGGCATGGATTCGCTTGCCGCAGCCGAACTGACTGCACTGATCGAAGATGAGCTCAACCACGAGCTGCCCCCGGCAGTGCTCTTTGAGTGTCCTACTCTGGAATCGCTCTCGCGTTTCATCGAATCGCGCGCCGGCGGCTTAACCATTGAAGACGATGAACGGTCCAAAGAGAAAAGCATTGCAGGAATGCTGGCAGACGCGATGTTGCCGGCGGACATCGTACCGGCACGGTCTCAAGATCGGGTTTCAGATGACGTGCTTTTGACCGGCAGCACGGGTTTTGTCGGCGCGTATCTTCTGCGCGCGCTCTTGCGCGACACGCCGGCTGTTGTCTATTGCCTGGTCCGTCCGAATGGCACGGAGGCCAGCGCTCGTGTGCGCCGAAATTTGATTCAGTACGGAATTTGGGAAGAGCGCTTTGCAAAGCGTATCCGCTGTGTTTACGGCGACATTACGCAAACGCATTTGGGGATGGCCGGCCGCGACTTCCAAGCTATCGCCGGCTCTGTCGGTGCCATCTATCACGCCGCCGCCGCAGTGGATTGGGTCCGCCCGTATGAAGAACTTCGGGATGTGAACGTCCTCGGCACGTGCGAACTGCTTCGTCTTGCCTGCGCCGGCACGCCAAAATCCTTTCACTTTCTTTCGAGCCTGGCGGTTTGCTATTCCACCGGCGCGATTGGCGACGCGCTTGAGACAGATGACCCTCTCCTCAATTTGAGAGGCCTGCGCCTGGGTTACGCGCAGAGCAAATGTGTTGCCGAGTCGTTGGTGCGACAGGCAGCCCAGCGCGGCAGTCGCGCAACCGTCGCGCGGCCTTCGCTCGTTTCCGGCGACTCAACATCCGGAATATCTAATGCCGATGACTTACTCTCTCGCTTTTTCCGAGGCTGCATCGAAATGGGAGCGGCGCCCGATCTCGACTGGGCGATGGACTGCGTCCCGGTCGATCACGTGGCTGATGCCATGGTGCAGCTTGCGCAAGACGACGTCCCTGGCGGTGTCTATCATTTAGTTAACCCGCAGTTGCGGTATTGGCGCGAGTGCGTACTGTGGATGAGTCTTCGCGGCTACTCATTTGATCTAATCCCGTACCGCGACTGGACGCGGCGCCTGCGCGAGACATTAACTTCATCAAACCCGCTCTATCCCTTGCGGGCCTTTTTTCTGCGGACCATTCCCGAGGAAGGAGGCCTGGCTATTCCCGAGCTCTATGAGGAAACACGCCGCCGCCGCGCGCGATCGGATTTCTCCCACACGATTCTTGCGCAATCGGGGACAGCCTGCCCGCCCCTGGATGCGCAACTGCTCGATCAATACTTCGAATCCTATGCGGAGCGGGGTCTGATTCCGTCCGTGTCCGGCGCTCCAACCGTGCATCGTGAAGCGAGTCTCAGCAGACCTCTGGTCATCGCAATCGAACGTTCGCTGCAGCGTCGCACCGGTGATCCGGCGCTACGCATCACGAGTGTCAAGATCTCTCCTATGAATGGCGACCATAGCATCGTCGCCGAGCTGACCTCGTGGAGGCGTGGAGGTCGACCCGGGCTTCGCCGGGCCCAACTAACGGTCGAGTCGCGAGCCGGACATACGTCGGTCATTGACGTGGTGCTGAAGTCCAAGCCTCCTGATTCGGATGCGATAGAGGTCGGCGAACAGGTCGCGCGGCTGTGCGGCCAACAGCTGGGCGAGTCATATGCGGCGTGGCGCGATCACGTCGGGTTGACCCGCGGGCATCTCAGGGAACTGGCGATCTACGAAACTGATGATGATCGCTTCCGCCTTCATATCCCGGAGCCGCTCGCCGTGTCGCGCGACGAGGATCGTGACGAGTGGCTGGTCGTGCTCGAGTACGTGAGCGATGCGCAGGTAGCCAATGCTTGGGACCGCGCGTGGACCAGCGGGGAGATCGAAGTCGCTCTGCGCGGTCTGGCGGCTCTTCATGCCGTCTGGCGCGATCGTTGGGAGGATCTGGTCTTGCAGAGTTGGCTTCCGCCGCGGCGCAGCCCGGCGCAAATGGCCCAGATGCTTCCCTTCTGGTCGGCCCTGGCCGCAAACGCACGACCGGCTTTTACGAACTGGGCTGGATCCGATTTGGCTGAAGCGCATGAATCACTGCTCTCCGGCATCGATCGCTGGTGGCAGCCGCTCAGCCGCGCACCGCAAGTCCTGATTCACAACGATTTCAATCCGCGGAACATGATGCTTCGCGGCTTGCGAGGCGTAGCTCAGCGCCTCTGCGCCTACGACTGGGAGCTCGCAACTATCGGAGCGCCGCAGCGGGATCTGGCCGAGTTTCTCTGTTTCGTGCTGGCGCCTGAGACAGCGGCTGATGATGCGCCGACTTGGATCCGGCGTTACCGCAGCCTGCTTGAAGAACAAACGAGCGCAATCATCAATCCAGTCGAATGGGAGGAAGGATTTAGAGCCGCACTTTGTGACTTCATCGTCGACCGGCTGGCAATGTATGCGATGATCCATCGCTTTCGACCGCAGCCGTATCTTCCCCGGGTCATGCGTACGTGGCTGGCCCTGCACAAACGCCTCCCCTGGCCCATCTCGTGA